One Trueperaceae bacterium genomic window, CCCGCGGGGTATTTGTATTCCAAGTTGGGACTAATTGGTCACGCGGGTAGCCAGAGTCATGCGTGATGATCGTGTTGCTAGTACCGCAGGCCGCCTTTATTTCCTGGAAAACCCGGTAGGGACTGATAGGTACTTCTTCACTATTGAATCGAGAATTCCAGTCCTCCTGAAACTTTTGCTGCAGGGTTGCTAGGCGTCCCACCACATCACGATTATCAGGTGCACCTTCATCTCCGAGATGGTTTTTAACTTCTTCAATCATTTGGCGTAGAACAAGTTTAGCGTCACCTACCGCTGCATAAGCAACTTCGTAATCTTTCCCAATGTCCTCCGGACAGTTAGTCACTTGAGCCAAAACTACCCCGTCAGGCATAGGGGTAGTAAACGTATTACGAGTAAAGCTAGTGCCAACTCCCAGGCCGAAGTCCATTTGCCCTAAGAAGTGACTTACTGCTGGTGTGCAACTGTGACCACCCGTTCCTAAGGAGAGAGCATGATCTTCGGGAAAAGCACTCTTTCCCGCAAGGGTAGTCATTACCGGGGTGTTTGTAAGTTCTGCAAATTCAATTAATTCAGGTGTAGCTTGAGCGTAGAGAATCCCCTGACCAGCTACTATTACTGGTTCCTTCGCATCCAACAATGCCCCAACGACTCCTTCTATGTCTTTTGGTGATGCCATTGAAAGATGATGTTGGACTGGATAGTACGAGAAATCCTCTTCTGGAAAATCTTGTGTCATGACATCGACAGGCATTTCAAGAAGAACCGGACCAGGATTTCCACTCCGCATCCTAGTGATAGCAGTTCGCATCAGAGTTGGGATGTCCTGAATCCTATGAATACGGGCTGCCCATTTTGTAATGGGCGTATATGTTGTAACTGCATCAAAGGTTGGGTTTATTCCTAATCGAGGTAAGCGTTCTCCGCCAGGTAGATGAAGCATAGGTACTGAATCAGCATAGGCTTGAGCTACGCCAGCAAACGCATTTTCTGAACCGGGTCCTTGCTGCATTGTGAACACACCGAAATTACGACCGTTACTAACACGGCTGAAACCATCTGCGATGTTCACTCCTGCGCGCTCCTGGCGGCAGATTATAGGGCGGATTCCAATCTTAGCTGCTGCATCGATCAGTGTCTGGTGGGGAAAAGCAGCGAGAAACTCGACCCCTTCGGCTTGTAGTACTCGCGCCATAACATCGTAACCATTCATGTTTTCTAGTTTATCAAGCTAACGCAGGATCCTCTGGTCGCTAAGGTCCTTGCCGCCAATAGTACGAGTTAAGCTTGAACCCCGGTATTCAAGGATGTCCAAGTCATAAAAGGCGTTGATGATGTTGTATTGCGTTGGTACGTCTTCCCATCGGGCTTGATGGAAAGCAACACTACCATCACCCACAGCCCTGTATTTCGTGATTGCGTTGGAATTTCCTGCTGGAGTTAAGCACGCGTATTCAATATCGGCGGTGCCCCACTCGCCAGTTCGGGGCATGTACTTGTAGTGTAATAAACCGTCGATGTTGCTAACAGAATTGCTGGTTCCACCAAGTTCCTGTTCAGTCAAGTTGAATGCCTTGAGGTTAAGGAAACGGAAACCCATCCAGCTGGCAGTGGCATGATGCTCTCCGGACAGAACATTTGGTTCTGGAAGTTCGCAGTAGATTTTTGAAAACCCAAGTTCTTCTCGGCCAGTGATAATCGGGTCTGTGAGGTTTTCCCACAATACTGTGAGAAACGGACCTCTAGCTGTATCTTGTTCGCCTTGGAAGATTGCAGGGAAGGTAACGCCAAGGGTGTTATAGCCCCGTCCTGCCAGCCACTTGATTTCAGTCATGTACGAGGCAGTGACGGTTACTACCGGTTCCCCTGCGAGAGAGAATCCTTCTGGTAAGAATCGTTCGAGTTTTTCTGGGTCGGTAATAAAACTAACTGAAATACTGGTACTTTTGGGGCTGTCGGCACCATCGAACGTACGCCCGTCCGGTCCGCGACGGGGTCCAGTGCGCGGACCAAAGTGAATTGGCATGCGGTACATATTGGGAGCTTTTCGGTTTCCTGCCATCAGATTATCCGTACCTTTCTTTCAAGTGTAGGCGTAAGCTTAGTACAAGGAATGGAGAATTACTGCTCTTCAATCGTCCGAGGTACCTTAAAGAACCCGTCTTCAAGTTCTACCCCAACTTGTAGGGCCACATTTTGATCTAGGGGAGGTATAGGAATGTCTTCGCGGTACACGTTCTCTGTATGGATTGGACGAGCTAGCTCTTCGACATTTTCAGTATTTAACTCAGAAAGTTGTTCAAAGTAACCTAGAATTGAATTGAGATCAGCCTTCACCTTTTCCATTTCATCCGGCTTTAACTCGAGCCGAGCAAGAGTCATTAGGTGTTGAAGGTCATCGTTGGTAATCACTGACAAGAAGTCTAACACTCACTGTGAGTTATGGAGTTATATAACTATTGTTTTTCTTCTGGACGCCGATTGGTAAAAACAACAACTGCAGTAACAATTAGAGCGACAATTGTTGGTATTCCAACTAGCCAAATAAGCCAGGTTGAGATGGTGCGAGAGGAAGTTGCAGTTGGTGGGAAGACAAAGGTAATAGGTTCGATTGGTTCTCCAGTACCAATTGTTAATTCTAGGGTAGCGCTTGCCTCCTCCTGTCTAAAAGTTTGGTCTCGCAGAAGCAAAGAGTAAACTCCAGGGCTAGTGAAGGTTAATGCCCCAAGATAGATTCCAGGTACTTCGTTTTCGAAAAGTTCAATAGCGATTGTGTCATTAGAAACGGATGATGTTAATTCTGCTTTTAGGATGGCATCTTCTATTGGTACGAGGATAGGATCCGTCATGATTACAGTTAAGCGGACCTTTTCATTCAGCACCGGGGGGTTTGGGTCTACAGTAACGTTACCCAGCACCAGAGTGGCGTGGGCAGAAGCAAATTGGGCAGCTAAACCAAAAAAAATAACCATAAGTAAGGTTGCGAGCGATATTGTCCTCATTGCACATCCCTTTCTTCCCACAACCAAGATCTTAACGATTGGTTACTTTCAATAAACTGTTTTGCAACGTCCCGACCTAGGTAACGATAGTGCCATGGTTCGTACATATAGCAGGTTTCTTTTTCCTGACCCTGGTTGTAACTCATGACGAAGCCAAAGCGCCA contains:
- a CDS encoding Asp-tRNA(Asn)/Glu-tRNA(Gln) amidotransferase GatCAB subunit C translates to MITNDDLQHLMTLARLELKPDEMEKVKADLNSILGYFEQLSELNTENVEELARPIHTENVYREDIPIPPLDQNVALQVGVELEDGFFKVPRTIEEQ